The following coding sequences are from one Verrucosispora sp. WMMD573 window:
- a CDS encoding DUF2243 domain-containing protein has translation MDGRTIDGADIRLPATILGFGLGGFVDGILLHQVFQWHHMLSSTGSDNIGVREYPVDTVAGLEMNTVWDGLFHVVAWVSVLTGLAMLYSRVTRSRGRLWRSPMLWGWALIGWGLFNLIEGVIDHHILGIHHVRAGEHQLWWDLGFLALGVVLIVVGWLVQRRATIADAGAGERRTPAPGRQG, from the coding sequence ATGGACGGGCGGACGATCGACGGTGCGGACATCCGGCTGCCCGCCACCATCCTCGGCTTCGGCCTCGGCGGCTTCGTCGACGGCATCCTGCTGCACCAGGTCTTCCAGTGGCACCACATGCTCAGCAGCACCGGCAGCGACAACATCGGGGTACGCGAGTACCCGGTGGACACCGTCGCGGGGCTGGAGATGAACACCGTCTGGGACGGCCTGTTCCACGTGGTGGCCTGGGTGTCCGTCCTCACCGGGCTCGCGATGCTGTACTCGCGGGTGACCCGCTCCCGGGGCCGGCTGTGGCGCTCGCCCATGCTGTGGGGCTGGGCGTTGATCGGATGGGGCCTGTTCAACCTGATCGAAGGCGTCATCGACCACCACATCCTCGGCATCCACCACGTCCGCGCCGGTGAGCACCAGCTCTGGTGGGATCTCGGCTTCCTCGCGTTGGGCGTGGTGCTGATCGTTGTCGGCTGGCTCGTACAACGCCGCGCCACCATCGCGGACGCCGGTGCCGGCGAGCGGCGGACGCCGGCCCCGGGCCGACAAGGGTGA
- the aroB gene encoding 3-dehydroquinate synthase — MDEVTRIPVGGERPYDVLVGRDLLDALPGLLPDAARAAVLYAPPLKELADAVAVGLAAAGVTPLPIEVPDAEASKHVDVAAQCWDRLGQAGFTRTDAVVGIGGGAVTDLAGFVAACWLRGVRWVPVATSLLGMVDAAVGGKTGINTVAGKNLVGAFHPPVGVLADLATLDSLPPADLAAGLAEVVKCGFIADPVILDLIEDDPAAATDPAGPVTRELIERAIRVKADVVAGDLRESGVREVLNYGHTLAHAIEKVESYRWRHGHAVSVGLVYAAELARLAGRLDAPTASRHRAVLTALDLPTGYHADAWPRLLATMRVDKKARGSRLRFVVLDGLARPAILDGPDDDLLRTAFAAVSR; from the coding sequence ATGGACGAGGTGACCCGGATCCCGGTCGGTGGCGAACGGCCGTACGACGTGCTGGTCGGCCGCGACCTGCTCGACGCGCTGCCTGGCCTGCTGCCCGATGCTGCTCGGGCGGCGGTGCTGTATGCGCCGCCCCTGAAGGAGTTGGCCGACGCGGTCGCTGTCGGCCTGGCGGCGGCCGGTGTGACGCCCCTGCCGATCGAGGTGCCCGACGCCGAGGCCAGCAAGCACGTCGATGTGGCGGCGCAGTGCTGGGATCGGCTCGGTCAGGCGGGCTTCACCCGTACCGACGCGGTGGTCGGCATCGGTGGCGGCGCGGTCACCGACCTGGCCGGGTTCGTGGCGGCGTGTTGGCTGCGCGGAGTGCGGTGGGTGCCGGTGGCCACCTCGTTGCTCGGCATGGTCGATGCCGCGGTCGGTGGCAAGACCGGGATCAACACCGTCGCCGGCAAGAATCTCGTGGGTGCCTTCCACCCCCCTGTCGGCGTGCTGGCCGACCTGGCCACGCTGGACAGCCTTCCGCCAGCGGACCTGGCCGCCGGCCTGGCCGAGGTGGTCAAGTGCGGGTTCATCGCCGATCCGGTCATCCTCGACCTGATCGAGGACGACCCGGCCGCCGCGACCGATCCCGCCGGGCCGGTCACCCGGGAGTTGATCGAAAGGGCCATCCGGGTCAAGGCCGACGTGGTCGCGGGAGACCTACGCGAGTCGGGCGTACGAGAGGTGCTCAACTATGGGCACACGCTGGCCCACGCGATCGAGAAGGTCGAGAGTTACCGCTGGCGGCACGGTCACGCGGTGTCGGTCGGCCTCGTGTACGCCGCCGAACTGGCCCGCCTCGCCGGCCGGTTGGACGCGCCCACCGCGTCGCGGCACCGTGCGGTGCTGACGGCGCTCGACCTGCCGACCGGTTACCACGCCGACGCGTGGCCTCGCCTGCTGGCCACCATGCGGGTCGACAAGAAGGCCCGGGGCAGCCGGCTGCGCTTCGTGGTGCTCGACGGGTTGGCCCGCCCGGCGATCCTCGACGGCCCGGACGACGACCTGCTGCGCACCGCCTTCGCCGCGGTGTCCCGGTGA
- the aroQ gene encoding type II 3-dehydroquinate dehydratase has protein sequence MTRRVYVFNGPNLGRLGARQVDVYGVTSYADLVKLCETSGRDLGLDVVVRQTDAEHELLGWLHTAADEGAAVVLNPAAWSHYSIAVRDACAMLRGPLVEVHISNIHAREEFRHHSVVSAVATGVICGLGVDGYRLALHHLANRRDQTA, from the coding sequence ATGACCAGGCGGGTGTACGTGTTCAACGGGCCGAACCTTGGCCGGCTGGGCGCCCGCCAGGTCGACGTCTACGGGGTGACCAGCTACGCCGACCTGGTGAAACTCTGCGAGACCAGCGGGCGGGACCTGGGCCTGGACGTCGTCGTGCGGCAGACCGACGCCGAGCACGAGTTGCTCGGCTGGCTGCACACTGCCGCCGACGAGGGCGCCGCCGTGGTGCTCAACCCGGCGGCCTGGTCGCACTACTCGATCGCGGTGCGGGACGCCTGCGCGATGCTGCGTGGGCCGCTGGTGGAGGTGCACATCTCCAACATCCACGCGCGGGAGGAGTTCCGGCACCACTCGGTGGTCTCGGCGGTGGCGACCGGCGTGATCTGCGGGCTCGGCGTCGACGGCTACCGCCTCGCCCTGCACCACCTGGCCAACCGCCGCGACCAGACCGCCTGA
- the efp gene encoding elongation factor P, translating into MATTNDLKNGLVLNLDGELWAVVEFQHVKPGKGGAFVRTTLKNVLSGKVVDKTFNAGTKVETATVDKRTMQYLYADGEDYVFMDMETFDQITVMGGTVGEAANYLLPEAEAIVATHEGVPLYIELPTSVVLEVTYTEPGLQGDRSTGGNKPATVETGATVQVPLFVTTGEKIKVDTRDGRYLGRA; encoded by the coding sequence ATGGCCACCACCAACGACCTGAAGAACGGCCTGGTACTCAACCTCGACGGAGAGCTCTGGGCCGTCGTCGAGTTCCAGCACGTCAAGCCCGGTAAGGGTGGTGCGTTTGTGCGTACCACGCTGAAGAACGTGCTCTCCGGCAAGGTGGTCGACAAGACCTTCAACGCGGGCACCAAGGTGGAGACCGCGACCGTCGACAAGCGCACTATGCAGTATCTCTACGCCGACGGCGAGGACTACGTCTTCATGGACATGGAGACGTTCGACCAGATCACGGTGATGGGTGGGACGGTCGGCGAGGCAGCCAACTACCTGCTCCCCGAGGCCGAGGCGATCGTGGCGACCCACGAGGGCGTGCCGCTCTACATCGAGCTGCCGACCTCGGTCGTGCTGGAGGTCACCTACACGGAGCCGGGCCTGCAGGGCGACCGGTCCACCGGTGGCAACAAGCCGGCGACGGTGGAGACGGGTGCGACCGTCCAGGTGCCGCTCTTCGTCACCACCGGCGAGAAGATCAAGGTCGACACCCGCGACGGCCGTTACCTCGGCCGCGCCTGA
- the nusB gene encoding transcription antitermination factor NusB — MPARRKARKRALDVLFEADLRDRPPVEVLAGYVERIEKPRPEHLGYAVGLVEGVAGHLDRIDELISSYAEGWTLDRMPVVDRNLARIAVYELLYLDEIDDAVAISEAVELARQMSTDDSPRFLNGLLGRIAEYATR, encoded by the coding sequence ATGCCGGCGCGTCGTAAGGCGCGCAAGCGGGCGTTGGACGTGCTCTTCGAGGCCGACCTGCGTGATCGTCCGCCGGTCGAGGTGCTGGCCGGCTATGTCGAGCGGATCGAGAAGCCGCGCCCCGAGCACCTGGGGTACGCGGTCGGCCTGGTCGAGGGGGTGGCCGGGCACCTGGACCGGATCGACGAGCTGATCTCCAGCTACGCCGAGGGCTGGACATTGGACCGGATGCCCGTGGTCGACCGCAACCTGGCCCGGATCGCGGTCTACGAGCTGTTGTATCTCGACGAGATCGACGACGCGGTGGCGATCAGCGAGGCGGTGGAGCTGGCCCGGCAGATGTCGACCGACGACTCGCCCCGCTTCCTCAACGGTCTGCTCGGCCGGATCGCCGAGTACGCCACCCGCTGA
- a CDS encoding transcriptional regulator: MPSEYAKSLGARLRSIRQQQGLSLQGVEEKSNGRWKAVVVGSYERGDRAVTVSRLAELAEFYRVPVSELLPDGSGVRHEPTSKIVLDLERLYDEASEDLAYVARYARAIQQQRGDYNGRVLSIRADDLRALAIVYDASPSGLIERLTEHGVLVADPRAFFAS; encoded by the coding sequence ATGCCCTCTGAATACGCCAAGTCTCTGGGCGCCCGCCTGCGCTCCATCCGCCAGCAGCAGGGGCTGTCCCTGCAGGGGGTGGAGGAGAAGTCGAACGGGCGATGGAAGGCGGTTGTGGTCGGCTCGTACGAGCGCGGCGACCGGGCCGTCACGGTGTCCCGTCTGGCCGAGCTGGCTGAGTTCTACCGCGTGCCGGTCTCGGAGTTGCTGCCCGACGGCAGTGGGGTACGACACGAACCCACCAGCAAGATCGTCCTGGACCTGGAGCGCCTCTACGACGAGGCCAGTGAGGATCTCGCCTACGTGGCCCGGTACGCGCGTGCCATCCAGCAGCAGCGCGGCGACTACAACGGCCGGGTGCTGTCGATCCGCGCCGACGACCTGCGCGCCCTCGCGATCGTCTACGACGCCTCGCCGTCCGGCCTGATCGAGCGGCTGACCGAGCACGGCGTACTGGTCGCCGACCCCCGGGCATTCTTCGCCTCCTGA
- the pyrR gene encoding bifunctional pyr operon transcriptional regulator/uracil phosphoribosyltransferase PyrR: MAYPSAAPSSPPRQPSVKVILTSADLQRVVDRIAHQILEKTQGAADTVLLGIPTRGAPLASRLAARISAFEGISVPVGVLDITLYRDDLRRNATRAVGPTQLPAGGIDGKRVVLVDDVLFSGRTVRAALDALGDLGRPASVQLAVLVDRGHRQLPIRADYVGKNIPTALAESVKVTLVETDGTDEVRLYGEEAR; the protein is encoded by the coding sequence GTGGCCTACCCATCGGCTGCCCCGTCGTCGCCGCCGCGACAACCCTCGGTGAAGGTGATTTTGACCAGCGCCGACCTGCAACGCGTGGTCGACCGCATCGCTCACCAGATCCTCGAGAAGACCCAGGGCGCGGCCGACACCGTGCTGCTCGGCATTCCCACCCGGGGTGCCCCCCTCGCCAGCCGCCTCGCCGCCCGGATCAGCGCCTTCGAGGGAATTTCCGTGCCGGTCGGCGTGCTCGACATCACTCTCTACCGCGACGACCTGCGCCGGAACGCCACCCGGGCAGTCGGGCCCACCCAGCTGCCGGCCGGTGGCATCGACGGCAAGCGGGTGGTCCTCGTCGACGACGTCCTTTTCTCCGGGCGGACGGTCCGAGCGGCCCTCGACGCGCTCGGTGACCTCGGGCGGCCCGCCTCGGTGCAACTTGCCGTGCTGGTCGACCGGGGGCACCGGCAGCTACCGATCCGCGCCGACTACGTCGGCAAGAACATCCCGACCGCCCTGGCCGAGAGTGTCAAGGTGACGCTGGTCGAGACCGACGGCACGGACGAGGTCCGGCTCTACGGCGAGGAGGCCCGATGA
- a CDS encoding aspartate carbamoyltransferase catalytic subunit: protein MIRHLLSGADLDSDTATQILDTAAEMAAVAGREVKKLPALRGRTVVNLFYEDSTRTRISFEAAAKRLSADVINFSAKGSSVTKGESLKDTALTLQAMGADAVVVRHPASGAPHRLADWVDGSVVNAGDGTHEHPTQALLDAYTMRSRLGRLAGLSVAVVGDVLHSRVARSNVLLLSTLGAKVTLVGPPTLIPVDIAAALAPGTDVCYDLDAVLPSSDVVMMLRVQRERMNDSYFPSAREYARRYGLDGPRMSRLPEHAIVMHPGPMNRGMEITPEVADSPRSTIVEQVANGVSVRMAVLYLLLGGNNR from the coding sequence ATGATCAGGCACCTACTCTCCGGTGCCGACCTTGACTCCGACACCGCCACCCAAATCCTGGACACTGCCGCCGAGATGGCCGCGGTAGCCGGTCGTGAGGTCAAGAAGCTGCCCGCCCTGCGGGGCCGGACCGTGGTGAACCTCTTCTACGAGGATTCGACCCGCACCCGGATCTCGTTCGAGGCGGCGGCGAAGCGGCTCAGCGCCGACGTGATCAACTTTTCGGCGAAGGGCTCCAGCGTCACCAAGGGCGAGAGCCTGAAGGACACCGCGCTGACCCTGCAGGCGATGGGGGCCGACGCGGTGGTGGTTCGGCACCCCGCCTCGGGTGCCCCGCACCGCCTCGCCGACTGGGTCGACGGTTCGGTGGTCAACGCCGGCGACGGCACCCACGAGCATCCCACCCAGGCGCTGCTCGACGCGTACACGATGCGGTCCCGCCTGGGTCGCCTGGCCGGTCTGTCGGTGGCCGTGGTCGGTGACGTGCTGCACTCCCGGGTGGCCCGCTCGAACGTGCTGCTGCTGTCCACCCTCGGCGCCAAGGTGACCCTGGTCGGGCCACCCACGCTCATCCCGGTCGACATCGCCGCCGCTCTCGCCCCGGGCACCGACGTCTGCTACGACCTCGACGCGGTGCTGCCGTCGTCGGACGTGGTGATGATGCTGCGGGTGCAGCGGGAGCGGATGAACGACTCCTACTTCCCGTCCGCCCGCGAGTACGCCCGCCGCTACGGCCTGGACGGTCCGCGGATGAGTCGGCTGCCGGAGCACGCCATCGTCATGCATCCCGGCCCGATGAACCGGGGCATGGAGATCACGCCGGAGGTCGCGGACTCGCCCCGCTCCACCATCGTCGAACAGGTCGCCAACGGTGTCTCCGTCCGGATGGCCGTCCTCTACCTGCTGCTCGGGGGGAACAACCGGTGA
- a CDS encoding dihydroorotase produces the protein MNSYLIRNVSVLGGAPTDLLIRDGVVAETGAGLSAPEATVLDADGLVALPGLVDLHTHLREPGREDAETVETGSRAAALGGYTAVCAMANTSPVADTAGVVEQVWRLGREAGLVDVQPIGAVTVGLAGERLAELGAMAESAARVRIFSDDGHCVADPRLMRRALEYVKAFDGIIAQHAEEPRLTEGAQMHEGEVSTRLGLTGWPAVAEEAIIARDVLLAEHVGSRLHICHVSTAGSVEVLRHAKARGVRVTAEVTPHHLLLTDTRAETYDPVFKVNPPLRTATDIAALRAALVDGVIDIIATDHAPHAVEDKECEWAYARPGMLGLETALSIALDVLGPQWDLIAERMSRTPARIAGLTEHGHDPAPGAPATLTLVDPAARRVIEPAEQASRSRNTPYARMTLPGRIVATFLRGEATVLDGKALR, from the coding sequence GTGAACTCGTACCTGATCAGGAATGTCAGCGTCCTCGGCGGCGCACCGACCGACCTGCTGATCCGCGACGGCGTCGTCGCCGAGACCGGCGCGGGGCTCTCCGCGCCGGAGGCCACGGTGCTCGACGCCGACGGGCTGGTCGCCCTGCCCGGCCTGGTCGACCTGCACACCCACCTGCGCGAGCCCGGCCGGGAGGACGCCGAGACGGTCGAGACCGGTTCCCGGGCGGCGGCGCTCGGCGGCTACACCGCGGTCTGCGCGATGGCGAACACCTCGCCGGTGGCCGACACCGCGGGAGTGGTGGAACAGGTGTGGCGGCTCGGCCGCGAGGCCGGGCTGGTCGACGTGCAGCCGATCGGCGCGGTCACCGTCGGCCTGGCCGGCGAGCGGTTGGCCGAACTCGGCGCGATGGCCGAGTCGGCGGCCCGGGTGCGGATCTTCTCCGACGACGGGCACTGCGTCGCCGATCCCCGGCTGATGCGCCGTGCGCTGGAGTACGTGAAGGCGTTCGACGGCATCATCGCCCAGCACGCCGAGGAGCCCCGGCTCACCGAGGGCGCGCAGATGCACGAGGGTGAGGTCTCCACCCGGTTGGGCCTGACCGGGTGGCCGGCGGTCGCCGAGGAGGCGATCATCGCCCGGGACGTGCTGCTCGCGGAGCACGTCGGCAGCCGGCTGCACATCTGCCACGTCTCCACCGCCGGCAGCGTCGAGGTGCTGCGCCACGCCAAGGCCCGGGGAGTACGCGTCACCGCCGAGGTGACCCCGCACCACCTGCTGCTCACCGACACACGTGCCGAGACCTACGACCCCGTGTTCAAGGTCAACCCGCCGCTGCGTACCGCCACCGACATCGCCGCGCTGCGGGCCGCGCTGGTCGACGGAGTGATCGACATCATCGCCACCGACCACGCCCCGCACGCCGTGGAGGACAAGGAGTGCGAGTGGGCGTACGCCCGGCCGGGCATGCTCGGGCTGGAGACGGCGCTGTCCATCGCGCTCGACGTGCTGGGTCCGCAGTGGGACCTGATCGCCGAGCGGATGTCCCGTACGCCGGCCCGGATCGCCGGGCTCACCGAACACGGTCATGATCCGGCTCCCGGCGCGCCGGCCACCCTCACCCTTGTCGACCCGGCGGCCCGTCGGGTAATCGAGCCGGCGGAGCAGGCCAGCCGTAGCCGCAACACCCCGTACGCCCGGATGACGCTGCCGGGTCGCATCGTGGCGACCTTCCTGCGTGGCGAGGCGACGGTCCTGGACGGAAAGGCTCTTCGGTGA
- the carA gene encoding glutamine-hydrolyzing carbamoyl-phosphate synthase small subunit, whose protein sequence is MKRRSAILVLEDGRTFHGEAYGSVGETFGEAVFNTGMTGYQETLTDPSYHRQVVVQTAPHIGNTGVNTLDDESRRIWVAGYVVRDPARVSSNWRATGGLEDRLATEGVVGISGVDTRALTRHLRERGAMRVGVSSVEDDPRALLERVRQSPQMLGADLSAEVTTATPYVIDAEGEHRFTVAALDLGIKRNVPRRLAARGVTTHVLPAHSTIEDLLATGADAVFFSPGPGDPATADAPVALAREVMRREVPLFGICFGSQILGRALGFGTYKLGYGHRGINQPVLDRVTGKVEVTSHNHGFAVEVPGARPGAVVPDQVIETEFGGVQVSHLCLNDNVVEGLRARDVPAFTVQYHPEAAAGPHDADYLFDRFAELIDGRALSGGRTNA, encoded by the coding sequence GTGAAGCGCAGATCGGCGATCCTGGTCCTGGAGGACGGGCGCACGTTCCACGGCGAGGCGTACGGCAGCGTCGGCGAGACCTTCGGCGAGGCGGTCTTCAACACCGGGATGACCGGTTACCAGGAGACGCTCACCGACCCGTCGTACCACCGCCAGGTGGTGGTGCAGACCGCTCCACACATCGGCAACACCGGCGTCAACACCCTCGACGACGAGTCACGCCGGATCTGGGTGGCCGGTTACGTGGTGCGTGACCCGGCCCGGGTCAGCTCCAACTGGCGGGCCACCGGCGGGCTGGAGGACCGGCTGGCCACCGAGGGCGTGGTCGGCATCAGCGGCGTGGACACCCGGGCACTGACCCGCCACCTGCGCGAACGTGGCGCGATGCGGGTGGGCGTCTCCAGTGTCGAGGACGACCCCCGGGCGCTGCTCGAACGGGTTCGCCAGTCGCCGCAGATGCTCGGCGCGGATCTCTCCGCCGAGGTGACCACCGCGACGCCGTACGTGATCGACGCCGAGGGCGAGCACCGGTTCACGGTGGCCGCGCTGGACCTGGGCATCAAGCGCAACGTGCCGCGCCGGCTCGCCGCGCGGGGCGTGACCACCCACGTGCTGCCGGCCCACTCGACAATCGAGGACCTGCTGGCCACCGGCGCCGACGCGGTCTTCTTCTCACCGGGCCCCGGTGACCCGGCGACCGCCGACGCACCGGTCGCGCTGGCCCGCGAGGTGATGCGCCGCGAGGTGCCGCTGTTCGGCATCTGCTTCGGCAGCCAGATCCTCGGCCGGGCGCTCGGCTTCGGCACCTACAAGCTCGGCTACGGTCACCGGGGGATCAACCAGCCGGTGCTCGACCGGGTGACCGGCAAGGTCGAGGTGACCAGTCACAACCACGGCTTCGCGGTGGAGGTGCCCGGGGCACGGCCGGGCGCGGTGGTGCCGGACCAGGTGATCGAGACCGAGTTCGGCGGCGTCCAGGTGTCGCACCTCTGTCTCAACGACAACGTGGTCGAGGGGCTGCGGGCGCGCGACGTGCCCGCCTTCACCGTTCAGTACCACCCGGAGGCGGCGGCCGGCCCGCACGACGCGGATTATCTCTTCGACCGCTTCGCCGAGCTGATCGACGGCCGGGCTCTCAGTGGGGGGCGTACCAATGCCTAA